A genomic window from Pseudanabaena yagii GIHE-NHR1 includes:
- the rfbB gene encoding dTDP-glucose 4,6-dehydratase, whose translation MSSAERFQKVLITGGAGFIGSNYVHYALTHHPTWEIVVIDKLTYAGNLDNLKDVSDRITFIEGDIANPEDVEKAVNGVDAILNFAAESHVDRSLRDPLPFIRTNIEGTLLLLEAARKHQIKRFLHVSTDEVYGDLVGSDRHSLETDPLSPRSPYAASKAGAEHLVFSYGISYGLDVVITRGSNTYGPYQYPEKIIPLFVTNALESKSLPIYGKGEAVRDYLYVEDHCSGIDTVLHAGESGNAYNIGARVQINGIEVATTVLGLLDRPESLMQYVSDRPGHDYRYSVDPSAAETLGWERKWDFKRGIAQTVAWYQQNADWWQAVKDKKVFQEHYKEWYAR comes from the coding sequence ATGAGTTCAGCAGAAAGATTTCAAAAAGTACTCATCACAGGTGGAGCAGGTTTCATTGGCTCTAACTATGTGCATTATGCCTTGACCCATCATCCAACTTGGGAGATTGTGGTAATCGATAAGCTTACCTATGCGGGCAATCTTGATAATCTAAAGGATGTTAGCGATCGCATTACTTTCATTGAAGGGGATATTGCTAATCCCGAAGATGTGGAAAAAGCGGTAAATGGTGTGGATGCAATTCTCAACTTTGCGGCTGAGAGCCATGTTGATCGAAGTCTACGTGATCCCTTGCCCTTCATTCGCACCAACATTGAGGGAACATTACTGCTATTAGAAGCAGCACGCAAGCATCAAATCAAGCGATTCCTCCATGTATCTACTGATGAAGTTTATGGGGATTTAGTTGGTAGCGATCGCCACTCTTTGGAAACCGATCCTCTGTCACCACGTAGTCCTTACGCTGCATCAAAGGCAGGAGCGGAGCATCTGGTATTTTCCTATGGGATTAGTTACGGATTAGATGTGGTAATTACTCGTGGTTCAAATACCTATGGGCCTTATCAATATCCTGAAAAGATTATTCCGCTCTTTGTTACCAACGCTCTAGAGTCAAAGTCTTTGCCCATCTATGGTAAAGGTGAAGCTGTTCGGGATTATCTGTATGTAGAAGACCATTGCTCAGGCATTGATACGGTACTCCATGCGGGTGAAAGTGGTAACGCCTATAACATTGGCGCGAGGGTACAAATCAATGGGATTGAAGTTGCGACAACTGTTTTAGGGTTGCTTGACCGCCCTGAATCATTAATGCAGTATGTCAGCGATCGCCCCGGTCATGACTACCGCTACTCCGTTGACCCTAGTGCTGCTGAGACCTTGGGATGGGAACGGAAATGGGACTTTAAACGCGGTATTGCCCAAACCGTTGCTTGGTATCAACAAAATGCTGATTGGTGGCAAGCGGTCAAAGACAAAAAGGTATTCCAAGAGCATTATAAAGAATGGTACGCCAGATGA
- the rfbC gene encoding dTDP-4-dehydrorhamnose 3,5-epimerase: MKVEITAIPDVLLITPKVFADARGFFYESYNHQTFVEKTGLDINFVQDNHSRSQKNVLRGLHYQIGKPQGKLVRALVGTIQDVAVDLRKSSPTFGQSVSYILSAENYQQLWIPAGFAHGFAVLSDVAEVAYKATDYYAPAEDRCLLWNDPDVAIAWQLSDTPIVSAKDAVGKLLKEAELFA, encoded by the coding sequence ATGAAAGTTGAAATTACAGCAATTCCCGACGTTTTACTGATTACTCCTAAAGTATTTGCGGATGCGAGAGGATTTTTTTATGAGTCCTATAATCATCAAACTTTTGTTGAAAAAACAGGATTAGATATTAATTTTGTTCAAGATAATCATTCCCGATCGCAAAAAAATGTTTTGCGAGGATTGCATTATCAAATTGGTAAGCCCCAAGGCAAATTAGTGAGAGCTTTGGTTGGCACAATTCAAGATGTTGCTGTCGATTTACGGAAAAGTTCACCAACTTTTGGGCAATCAGTTAGCTATATTCTCAGCGCCGAAAACTATCAGCAATTGTGGATTCCCGCAGGCTTTGCCCATGGTTTTGCCGTATTGTCTGACGTGGCAGAAGTAGCTTATAAAGCTACAGACTACTATGCGCCTGCGGAGGATCGCTGTCTACTGTGGAACGATCCTGATGTAGCGATCGCATGGCAACTTAGTGATACACCAATTGTGTCTGCTAAGGATGCTGTTGGCAAACTATTAAAAGAAGCGGAGTTATTTGCATGA
- a CDS encoding GDSL-type esterase/lipase family protein — MQQAKNIFKLIAIAIAKLILPILWQRWEQQKSRLDDWAQLQIYHQHNLALPPPTTGENRIVFFGDSITEFWDLESTFPDKKYINRGISAQTTPQMLVRFRPDVLSLQPRVVVILAGINDIAGNTGATTLDMVEGNYISFSELAQMNHIQVIFGSVLPINDWSALNQTEPQANLKICTLNSWLKNYCQKHQHVYLDYHNHMVDDTGRLRTELSDDGLHPNTKGYEVMAELVEDAIKKAIAQI; from the coding sequence ATGCAGCAAGCAAAAAATATTTTTAAGCTAATAGCTATTGCGATCGCCAAATTGATTTTACCAATTTTATGGCAACGATGGGAACAGCAAAAATCTCGTTTAGATGATTGGGCACAACTACAAATTTATCACCAACATAATCTTGCCCTACCTCCTCCGACAACAGGTGAGAACCGCATTGTTTTTTTTGGTGATTCTATCACTGAATTTTGGGATTTAGAAAGTACTTTTCCTGATAAAAAATATATTAATAGGGGTATATCGGCTCAAACGACACCACAAATGCTCGTCCGCTTTCGCCCCGATGTGCTGTCACTTCAGCCTAGGGTTGTAGTGATCCTTGCTGGGATTAATGATATTGCTGGTAATACAGGGGCAACAACGTTAGACATGGTAGAGGGCAACTATATATCATTCAGTGAACTGGCTCAGATGAACCATATTCAAGTGATCTTTGGTTCAGTATTGCCCATTAATGACTGGAGTGCACTTAACCAGACAGAACCACAGGCAAATCTAAAGATTTGCACTTTGAATAGCTGGCTCAAAAACTATTGTCAAAAACATCAACATGTTTATCTAGACTATCACAACCATATGGTAGATGATACAGGCAGGCTACGAACAGAATTATCTGATGATGGTCTACATCCAAATACTAAAGGATATGAAGTAATGGCCGAGTTGGTAGAAGACGCAATCAAGAAAGCGATCGCACAAATATAA
- a CDS encoding glycosyltransferase: MRILTIHNYYQQPGGEEQIFATESALLESHGHEVIRYTLDNDDIAKVNPLLLAKKTLWNGKVYRDLRSLIREQKPQIAHFHNTFPLISPSAYYAAKDEGVAVVQTLHNYRLLCPNALFFREGRICEDCLGKVPISGIIHGCYRNSRSASAMTAATISFHSLLGTWSNAVDTFIVYSKFAVDKFIQGGLPAEKISFKTNFLHPAPEPDNGDGGYALFVGRLSVEKGLGVMLDAWRQLEGKIPLKILGDGPMASLVTEAAKEMPEIEWLGRRPLEEVYKIVGKAAFLVFPSEWFETFGRVAIEAFAKGTPVIASNIGAISELIEHQHNGMLFRPSNPTDLAEQIKWLLAHPQELSQMRLNARNEFDAKYTAEDNYKRLIEIYQTILKK, translated from the coding sequence ATGCGGATTCTAACGATTCATAACTACTATCAACAACCTGGTGGCGAAGAGCAAATTTTTGCTACTGAAAGCGCCTTGCTAGAATCTCATGGTCATGAGGTTATTCGTTATACTCTTGATAACGATGATATTGCCAAGGTGAATCCATTACTTTTGGCTAAAAAAACTTTATGGAATGGTAAGGTTTATCGTGATCTGCGATCGCTAATTCGTGAACAAAAGCCACAAATTGCCCATTTTCATAATACATTTCCCCTAATCTCCCCTTCGGCATACTATGCAGCTAAAGATGAAGGTGTCGCTGTAGTTCAAACTCTACATAACTATCGTTTACTATGCCCCAATGCTTTGTTTTTTCGAGAAGGTCGGATCTGTGAAGATTGCTTGGGCAAAGTACCAATATCAGGAATAATTCACGGATGCTACCGAAATAGTCGTAGCGCTAGTGCGATGACTGCGGCAACAATTAGCTTTCATTCGCTACTAGGAACTTGGAGCAATGCTGTAGATACATTTATTGTCTACAGCAAGTTTGCTGTGGACAAATTCATCCAAGGTGGATTGCCCGCCGAAAAAATTTCCTTCAAAACAAACTTTCTACACCCAGCCCCCGAGCCTGATAACGGTGATGGTGGATATGCTTTGTTTGTCGGTCGATTATCGGTTGAAAAAGGCTTGGGCGTAATGCTTGATGCATGGAGACAACTAGAAGGTAAAATTCCTCTCAAAATTCTAGGAGATGGTCCTATGGCAAGTTTAGTAACTGAAGCTGCTAAGGAAATGCCAGAAATCGAGTGGTTGGGACGCAGACCCTTAGAAGAAGTGTATAAGATTGTTGGTAAGGCTGCTTTTCTGGTATTTCCTTCTGAGTGGTTTGAAACTTTTGGACGAGTAGCGATCGAAGCTTTTGCTAAAGGTACGCCAGTAATAGCTTCAAATATTGGGGCGATCTCTGAGCTGATAGAACATCAACATAATGGAATGCTCTTTCGCCCAAGTAATCCCACAGACTTAGCAGAGCAAATCAAGTGGTTATTGGCACATCCCCAAGAGCTAAGTCAGATGCGACTGAATGCGAGAAATGAATTTGATGCTAAATATACTGCTGAAGATAACTACAAACGATTGATAGAGATTTACCAGACGATCCTAAAAAAATGA
- a CDS encoding glycosyltransferase family 4 protein, whose amino-acid sequence MKILLSAYACEPGRGTELGVGWNTAREVARYHEVWVLTRPDDGREAIEAELERNPVPNLHFVYFTLPIWGAGWKWGQGAFQIHYYLWQIQAYFVALKLHREIGFDLAHHVTFVKYSTPSFLSLLPIPFIFGPVGGGESTPKAFEQNFSGRGKIYEFLRGCARWVGEHDPFTRMTVRRSILNWATTPETSERLTKLGAKKVEVLSQVGLLPEEVTYLASFPLPDSVPLRFISIGRFLHWKGFHLGLRAFAQANLPKEAEYWLIGNGPEQDRLLQMASDLGIADQVKFLAEMPRDELLQKLASCIALVHPSLHESGGFVCLEAMAAGRPVICLDLGGPSVQVTDQTGFKIPALDPEQAVTGLAQAINRLATDLTLRSQMGLAGRQRVNQLFNWETKGKFLVDVYAKVLSQKEE is encoded by the coding sequence ATGAAGATACTTTTGTCTGCCTATGCTTGTGAACCAGGACGTGGTACGGAGTTAGGAGTTGGTTGGAACACTGCCCGCGAGGTAGCACGTTATCACGAAGTTTGGGTGTTGACTAGACCTGACGATGGGCGTGAGGCGATCGAAGCTGAGCTAGAACGGAATCCAGTCCCTAATCTGCACTTTGTTTATTTTACCCTGCCTATCTGGGGGGCTGGGTGGAAATGGGGGCAGGGAGCCTTTCAAATTCACTATTATCTTTGGCAGATTCAAGCATATTTTGTAGCTCTCAAGTTGCATCGTGAAATAGGCTTTGATTTGGCTCATCATGTTACCTTTGTCAAATATTCCACTCCCAGTTTCTTGTCTCTATTACCGATTCCATTTATTTTTGGTCCAGTCGGCGGCGGCGAATCAACCCCTAAAGCTTTTGAGCAAAACTTTAGCGGGCGCGGCAAAATTTACGAGTTTTTGCGTGGCTGTGCTCGCTGGGTTGGTGAGCACGATCCTTTTACTCGTATGACTGTACGTCGCAGTATTCTCAATTGGGCGACAACTCCAGAGACATCGGAACGGCTCACGAAACTAGGAGCAAAGAAAGTTGAAGTACTTTCTCAGGTAGGTTTATTACCCGAAGAAGTAACTTATTTAGCAAGCTTCCCACTTCCCGATTCTGTGCCCCTTCGATTTATTAGTATTGGTAGATTTTTGCATTGGAAAGGATTTCACTTAGGTCTAAGAGCTTTTGCTCAAGCAAACTTACCCAAAGAAGCAGAATATTGGCTGATTGGTAATGGTCCAGAACAAGATCGTTTACTGCAGATGGCATCTGATTTAGGGATTGCAGATCAAGTTAAGTTTTTGGCTGAAATGCCACGAGATGAACTATTACAAAAGTTGGCTAGTTGCATAGCTTTAGTACATCCTAGTTTGCATGAATCAGGTGGCTTTGTGTGTTTAGAAGCGATGGCAGCAGGGAGACCTGTAATTTGTCTTGATTTAGGTGGTCCATCAGTTCAAGTAACTGACCAGACGGGTTTTAAAATTCCTGCACTGGATCCTGAACAAGCTGTGACAGGATTAGCTCAGGCAATAAATCGTTTAGCTACTGACCTAACTTTGCGATCGCAAATGGGACTTGCTGGTCGGCAGAGAGTCAATCAACTATTTAATTGGGAAACCAAGGGCAAGTTCCTAGTTGATGTTTATGCAAAAGTTTTGTCACAAAAGGAGGAATAG
- a CDS encoding glycosyltransferase — protein sequence MSTPKISILTHNIGGGVFTNLCTALVRGFKELGVDCNVVVLNASDAELAKCGDLPVITLNVKRTTFSLLATARYLREYQPDIILPMPWYFNIVAIWAKYLAGTKTKVVIGEHNIISLEASIEHRDKLHLRFLPVLMRYTYPFGDGLIGVSKDTVTDLVETLKIAAKIPMQVILNPINPQSVDKLSQETINHDWFQNSDVPVIVTAARLAKQKQLDVLIQAFAQVLKVSPARLLILGEGPLRSELESLCQSLGIAESVCMPGYDPNPYRYMANCDLFVLASAWEGCPIALQEAMACGAAVVVTDAPGGMKDIVDYGKYGILVKTGDPDALAQGMLQVLTQPELKQHYREQSKQRSQDFDYLKISKQYLEFCQLVLDIPRNKEALGR from the coding sequence ATGAGCACACCTAAGATTTCTATACTGACACATAATATTGGTGGAGGTGTTTTCACCAACCTCTGCACCGCACTTGTGCGAGGATTTAAAGAGTTAGGAGTAGATTGTAACGTCGTTGTTTTAAATGCTAGTGATGCGGAATTAGCCAAATGCGGAGATCTTCCCGTCATTACTCTGAATGTAAAACGAACTACTTTCTCTCTCTTGGCAACTGCCCGTTATCTGCGAGAATATCAACCAGATATAATTTTGCCGATGCCTTGGTATTTTAATATTGTAGCAATTTGGGCTAAATATTTAGCAGGAACCAAGACAAAGGTAGTTATAGGAGAACATAACATTATTAGTCTTGAGGCTAGTATTGAGCATCGTGATAAACTTCATCTCCGATTTCTCCCAGTTTTGATGCGCTACACCTATCCTTTTGGAGATGGTTTAATTGGAGTATCTAAAGATACAGTCACAGATTTAGTAGAAACACTCAAGATTGCTGCAAAGATACCCATGCAAGTAATTTTGAATCCAATTAATCCTCAAAGTGTGGACAAACTCTCTCAGGAAACCATTAACCATGATTGGTTCCAAAACTCAGATGTCCCAGTTATTGTCACAGCCGCCAGATTAGCCAAACAAAAACAACTTGATGTTTTAATTCAAGCATTTGCCCAAGTGCTTAAGGTGTCTCCAGCTAGACTGCTAATTTTAGGAGAAGGACCTTTGCGATCTGAGCTTGAATCTCTATGTCAGAGCTTAGGTATAGCAGAATCAGTATGTATGCCTGGATATGATCCCAACCCCTATCGCTATATGGCAAATTGCGATTTATTTGTATTGGCATCTGCTTGGGAGGGTTGCCCGATCGCTTTGCAGGAAGCAATGGCTTGTGGCGCAGCCGTAGTAGTAACTGATGCTCCTGGTGGGATGAAAGATATTGTTGACTATGGCAAATATGGCATATTAGTAAAAACAGGTGATCCTGATGCCTTAGCTCAAGGAATGCTGCAAGTGCTGACTCAACCAGAATTAAAACAACATTATCGGGAGCAGTCAAAACAGCGATCGCAAGATTTTGATTACTTAAAAATCAGTAAGCAGTACCTAGAATTTTGTCAATTGGTGTTGGATATTCCTCGCAACAAGGAGGCACTGGGAAGATGA
- a CDS encoding glycosyltransferase family 4 protein, translated as MQNVDSFRIAWLLPVAWFYWQPVLSEFTSLFPETTVFTGLFPGFARNLEGTFKIEIVGKFQVIEITKNNSNYGNNFTNLSLKIVNHLIKLKPKVIFSSSFGIWTIIALLLKPFLWWRVIIAYEGSSPGVDYRNSPIRLFVRRLMVWMADAYISNSQTGGNYLIEILNANKDKVFVQPYEIPDERTLPSYVEGFELDISSDQRPVFIFVGQVVPRKGLPLLLQAFAVLQERGYNHYTLLVVGDGEQREELEAFCKEHNLSDRVQWTGRVAYDLIGSYFRNADIFVFPTLEDTWGVVTLEAMLLGKPILCSQGAGTSELIIDGENGYVFTPDDHNKLADLIQNFLDHPELIASMGDRSRQIMAQYNPVAAAQCLANVTNLVMRK; from the coding sequence ATGCAGAATGTTGACAGTTTTCGTATTGCGTGGCTTCTTCCTGTGGCATGGTTTTATTGGCAACCTGTCTTAAGTGAATTTACTAGTTTATTTCCTGAAACGACAGTATTTACAGGACTTTTTCCTGGATTTGCTAGGAACTTAGAAGGGACGTTCAAAATTGAGATTGTAGGCAAGTTTCAGGTAATTGAGATTACTAAAAACAACAGTAATTATGGAAATAATTTCACAAATTTATCGCTAAAAATTGTCAATCATTTGATTAAACTAAAACCAAAGGTTATATTTTCGAGTTCATTTGGTATTTGGACAATTATAGCTTTGCTGCTAAAACCGTTTCTCTGGTGGCGAGTCATCATTGCTTATGAGGGAAGTTCCCCAGGAGTTGATTATCGCAACTCGCCAATTAGGTTATTCGTGAGAAGACTAATGGTTTGGATGGCTGATGCCTACATCAGTAATAGCCAAACAGGAGGAAACTACTTAATTGAAATACTGAATGCTAACAAGGACAAGGTTTTTGTGCAACCTTATGAAATACCAGATGAGCGTACTCTTCCCAGTTATGTTGAAGGTTTTGAGTTAGATATCTCGTCAGACCAACGTCCTGTCTTCATATTTGTTGGTCAAGTAGTTCCTCGTAAGGGTTTACCACTACTTCTCCAAGCTTTTGCAGTATTACAAGAAAGAGGCTATAACCACTACACTCTTCTAGTAGTAGGAGATGGTGAGCAACGTGAGGAATTAGAAGCCTTTTGCAAGGAACATAATCTCAGCGATCGCGTGCAATGGACAGGAAGAGTTGCCTATGATCTTATTGGTAGCTATTTTCGCAATGCAGATATTTTTGTATTCCCCACATTGGAAGATACTTGGGGTGTAGTTACTTTAGAAGCTATGTTGTTAGGTAAACCAATTCTTTGCTCTCAAGGTGCGGGCACTTCAGAACTGATTATTGATGGCGAGAATGGCTATGTATTTACACCAGATGACCATAATAAGTTAGCTGATCTAATTCAAAACTTCTTAGATCATCCAGAACTAATTGCTTCTATGGGCGATCGCTCTAGACAAATTATGGCTCAGTACAATCCAGTTGCCGCAGCACAATGTTTAGCCAATGTCACCAATCTGGTGATGAGAAAATAA
- a CDS encoding glycoside hydrolase family 55 protein has translation MHRQIIPKEPFTLQQLNLSGLQMVMQDFFLLIVLSAVPVITTGCSSILNIRSASAENITFPDDAGVINVKSKYGAKGDGVTDDTNAIQTALNAYPNGKRIIYLPNGTYLVSKTLNWASGTAGTGNDYKNIILQGQSEKGVIIKLKDRATGFTDPNTPKAVIFTGPAPAQRFGNSIRNLTVDIGAGNLGASGIQFNASNQGTMRYVTIQSRDGRGVIGLDMDFADEIGPLLIKGLTVKGFQYGIMTSSTVNSQTFEDIHLENQSVYGFLNYGQVINIRNLTSYNAVPVINNKLGQMTIIDSSLNGVGKASSQPAIGNGDRMLARNINTSGYRVAIESGKNGVNAPKVSEFVTGSVVRLSDSPLKTLNLPIKETPDVPWDDPVQTPWANVVTYGAIPNDGKDDTSAIQAAIDSGKTTVYFPAGGTFEIQGTVLIRNNVRRILGTEGRVRAISKDAKLKVVDGTSQVVVIERIANGYDFPLTVDNASSRTVVLKNLLDIRGDMTGPGDVFIEDVGGGNWQFGKQNIWARQFNVENAGTHITNNGGNLWIFGLKTERGGTLIDTKNTGRTELLGGLAYTTTPAPDGTQIYPMFINNESSISITLGEINYGNGFNYTTYVREIKGRITRNLLDRSLPNYSGSGKHIPLYVGY, from the coding sequence ATGCATCGGCAAATAATTCCTAAAGAGCCATTTACATTACAACAATTGAATTTGTCTGGTTTGCAGATGGTTATGCAGGATTTCTTCTTATTAATTGTCTTATCAGCAGTTCCAGTAATTACCACAGGTTGTTCTTCTATATTAAATATTAGAAGCGCATCGGCTGAAAATATTACTTTTCCTGATGATGCGGGTGTTATTAATGTTAAGAGCAAGTATGGAGCTAAAGGAGATGGCGTGACTGATGATACTAATGCGATCCAAACAGCTCTGAATGCATATCCTAATGGTAAGCGAATTATTTACTTACCAAATGGAACCTACTTAGTTTCTAAGACTTTAAATTGGGCTAGTGGCACAGCAGGTACAGGTAATGATTACAAAAATATCATTCTCCAAGGACAAAGTGAGAAGGGAGTAATTATAAAGCTCAAAGATAGAGCTACTGGTTTTACTGATCCCAATACACCAAAAGCTGTTATCTTCACAGGTCCCGCTCCTGCACAGCGCTTTGGGAATTCAATTAGAAATTTGACGGTGGATATAGGTGCGGGAAATCTAGGTGCTAGTGGAATTCAGTTTAATGCTAGTAATCAAGGGACGATGCGTTATGTAACTATACAATCTAGGGATGGTCGTGGGGTGATCGGTCTTGATATGGATTTTGCCGATGAGATTGGACCACTTTTGATCAAAGGATTAACAGTCAAAGGATTTCAGTATGGCATTATGACTTCTAGTACTGTCAATAGCCAAACTTTTGAGGATATCCATTTAGAAAATCAAAGTGTTTATGGTTTTTTAAATTACGGTCAAGTAATTAATATTCGTAATTTGACTAGTTACAATGCAGTACCCGTAATTAACAATAAGCTTGGGCAAATGACAATCATTGACTCCTCGTTAAATGGCGTGGGTAAAGCATCATCTCAACCTGCAATTGGTAATGGAGATCGCATGTTAGCTCGCAATATCAATACGTCAGGTTATAGGGTAGCCATTGAAAGCGGCAAAAATGGGGTAAATGCACCAAAGGTATCTGAATTTGTAACTGGTTCTGTCGTTAGATTGTCTGACTCTCCGTTAAAAACTCTGAATTTGCCGATTAAGGAGACTCCTGATGTTCCTTGGGATGATCCAGTTCAAACTCCCTGGGCAAATGTTGTTACTTACGGAGCAATTCCCAATGATGGGAAAGATGATACATCTGCCATTCAAGCAGCGATCGACTCTGGCAAGACAACTGTTTATTTCCCTGCAGGAGGCACATTTGAAATTCAGGGAACGGTTCTGATTCGCAATAATGTACGACGAATTTTAGGAACTGAAGGTAGAGTTAGAGCGATTAGCAAGGATGCGAAGTTGAAGGTAGTTGACGGGACTAGCCAAGTTGTTGTCATTGAAAGGATCGCAAATGGCTATGATTTTCCCCTAACAGTTGATAATGCTTCTTCACGGACTGTAGTTTTAAAAAATCTACTTGACATTAGAGGAGATATGACAGGACCTGGTGATGTATTTATTGAGGATGTCGGAGGTGGTAATTGGCAATTTGGGAAACAAAATATTTGGGCTAGACAGTTTAATGTAGAAAATGCTGGTACTCACATTACAAATAATGGTGGTAATCTTTGGATTTTTGGACTAAAAACTGAACGAGGAGGCACGCTCATTGACACTAAAAATACTGGTAGAACTGAACTATTGGGCGGTTTAGCTTATACGACCACGCCTGCACCTGATGGCACTCAAATTTATCCTATGTTCATCAATAATGAGTCTTCTATTTCAATTACTTTAGGAGAAATTAATTACGGTAATGGTTTCAATTACACAACTTATGTGAGAGAAATAAAAGGTAGGATCACACGTAATCTGCTTGATCGCAGTCTGCCAAACTACTCAGGTAGTGGTAAGCATATTCCCCTTTATGTCGGATATTAA
- a CDS encoding glycosyltransferase, which produces MSDNNQSGTQFEVAAIVTAMTDAEKPFVRDTIESILSDLAIGQIVLCIEENNNWIDATLNSLVSDPRLEVIRLPLVPLGAVRNKALNHVRMPWVAYCDGDDVWCNGKTLIQLNHAKATGCDFVGADHYLTNEKGEIRALAPARYIPMPSSWMVKTEIMKQHPFTEAPFSLSQEESGEWWSRTSGIVSKARCPKMLLRYRIRSNSLSNKTPSMQRKAKIVSLANIPVLGTIILLVTWLNWLFTRQDQYIWYTGWGEQSSSLNR; this is translated from the coding sequence ATGAGCGACAATAATCAAAGTGGTACTCAGTTTGAAGTAGCCGCGATCGTTACCGCCATGACTGACGCTGAAAAACCGTTTGTACGAGACACCATTGAGTCCATTCTTTCAGATTTAGCTATTGGTCAAATAGTTCTTTGCATTGAAGAGAATAACAACTGGATTGATGCAACACTTAATTCTTTAGTCTCCGATCCAAGACTAGAAGTAATTCGACTTCCCCTAGTTCCATTAGGGGCTGTTCGTAATAAAGCCTTAAATCATGTTCGTATGCCTTGGGTCGCATATTGCGATGGTGATGATGTTTGGTGTAATGGAAAAACACTAATCCAACTTAATCATGCTAAAGCTACTGGATGTGACTTTGTTGGCGCTGATCATTACTTAACCAACGAAAAAGGTGAAATACGTGCGCTTGCCCCTGCACGCTATATTCCAATGCCATCTTCATGGATGGTAAAAACGGAAATTATGAAACAACATCCATTCACTGAAGCTCCTTTTTCTTTAAGCCAAGAAGAAAGTGGTGAATGGTGGAGCCGTACAAGTGGGATTGTGAGCAAGGCAAGATGTCCTAAAATGCTTTTACGCTATCGTATTCGTTCAAATAGTTTGAGTAATAAAACTCCTTCTATGCAACGTAAGGCAAAGATTGTTAGCTTAGCCAATATACCTGTACTTGGGACTATTATCCTTCTAGTTACTTGGTTGAATTGGCTATTTACGCGTCAGGATCAATATATATGGTATACAGGTTGGGGAGAACAATCGTCAAGTTTAAATAGGTAA